From the genome of Flavobacteriales bacterium:
GACCCTCCGTAAACAAGCATTGTGAACTTTACGGAATTTGACCACTTTTATACTTCATGAACCCGCGCGTTAAAGATTTTGAAGCCATTGTCCGCAATCCATGGAAATTGCGGATGTTCCTTATCAGCTCCTTGCCGATGGCCTGGCTGGCAGGACTTAGAGTAGTGGAACTGACCGATACGGAATGCCGTGTTCAATTCGGATATAAGTACTGGGTAAAAAACCCTTTTAAAAGCGTGTACTTCGCCGTGTTGGCTATGGCCGCCGAGCTCTCTACAGGAGTCATGGCCATGAGAGAGATCTACAAGCGAAAACCGGGTGTGAGTATGCTGGTGGTCGGTCTCGAAGCGGAATTCCTTAAAAAAGCTTCCGGAAAGATCACCTTTACCTGCCCATGTGGTGAATCGTTCCGCGAGAAGGTTCAATTGGCCGTTGATTCAGGAATGCCTCAAACCGTTTGCTGTCACAGTATTGGAACGGATAAAAGCGGGGAGGAGGTTGCGAAATTCAAGCTGATGTGGAGCTTTAAAGCACGAAGTGCTTCGAGTTCATAGGTCTTAGTTTTGCGTTCTCAGTTAGTTCTTGACTCCAATTCTAGTGACTTGACGCGCATTTTACGCACAACACGCTTTCTGGCAAAAGCATGAGTCGACCCGTTGGGATATCCTCACCACAGCCTCGACATAAGCCAAAGTTTTTATCATCAATTCGGTCCAAAGCGCTTTCCAAACCCCGAAATCGTGTCATTGCCTTCCGCAGAGCTGCTTCATTTACCGATTTATTGTTGATTGCATCCATGCGCGATACGCGCCCTATTGCATTTTCAGGAGCGATGGGTTTGGTCAACTCACGCAAACGAGTGATCTCCTCCCTCACCTGTTCGAGAGCCTCGCTGATCTTTGCCTTTATTTCTTTCTTTTGGACCGTGGTCATACTTTTTGGTTTGAATGGTTGATTCGGAAATTGAAAGTTGATGAATAATCGACAGTACAACTAACGGCGAGTTCACGGTTCATAGTCGTAGTCTAACTCAAAACTAAGAACTCAGAACTATTTCCGAATAACATTGAAATTCTCGAACTGCATTACCGGGTGGCCGATGACCTTTCTCTCGAACCACGATATCAGTCGATACTTCGTTCGTTCGTGCTTGTGTTTAAGTCGTTCCGGGTTCACCTTGCCCGACCATTGCAGCTGATCGGCCCAATTAAACCGCTTTATCCACTCCTGCATCACGGCCGGGTGGGTTCCCTTGAACTCCCGCATATAGTGCATGGGACCATAATCGAACTCCACCGGTAGGTCCTTGAGCATGTGGTCCGATTTCTCTTCACCGTGATAGCTCAGGCTATTCGAGCGACGTTTGGCCGACATCAAATGCGGGGGCCGAACATAGCCGTAGTGGAAAATTTCCGCCCGCAAGGGCGCTACATTTAGTTTGCGATTTCCGTCCTTGCTTTGGTACGATTCGAAACTGTAGTCAAAGTCGTCGTTGTATCGCCTGAAGCTCTGCGCGTCTTTCCACGAGTGAATGCGCGGGTCGTTGCGAATGATGCGTACCTCGCGCCGGTACCACGTGTGCCCGTCGTTGAAGTGATCGAAATCGCCCCAAAAATGCACGTAATCGAAAAGAAGACCCTCCACCTCGTCATCGCGGTGGCATTTTTTTAGTGCGGCCTCAACGGCCGGATGATACATTTCGTGCAGCGCTTCGTCGCATTGGATATAGATCAACCAATCGCCCGTGCAGGCTTCTTTGGCCTTATCGGTCTCGCGGGCAAATACGGTATTCTTTGGGTAATTCTCGGTATCCCATTCCGTGTCGATGATCCTGATCTTGGGGTCGTTCAGCGACTCAATCTCTTCCCGCGTGCGATCATCGGCATCGCCTTTTCCCA
Proteins encoded in this window:
- a CDS encoding DUF4442 domain-containing protein; the encoded protein is MNPRVKDFEAIVRNPWKLRMFLISSLPMAWLAGLRVVELTDTECRVQFGYKYWVKNPFKSVYFAVLAMAAELSTGVMAMREIYKRKPGVSMLVVGLEAEFLKKASGKITFTCPCGESFREKVQLAVDSGMPQTVCCHSIGTDKSGEEVAKFKLMWSFKARSASSS
- a CDS encoding TraR/DksA C4-type zinc finger protein, translated to MTTVQKKEIKAKISEALEQVREEITRLRELTKPIAPENAIGRVSRMDAINNKSVNEAALRKAMTRFRGLESALDRIDDKNFGLCRGCGEDIPTGRLMLLPESVLCVKCASSH